A genomic stretch from Sulfobacillus thermosulfidooxidans includes:
- a CDS encoding ABC-F family ATP-binding cassette domain-containing protein, translated as MAWMSLQSLRITVGGKTLVTDITLNISAGDRIGIVGPNGMGKTTFLSIVGGTLEPDAGTRKLFGEPKIAQLSQWQPLSCPTIWDCAYFANQEIHHLADQLQQIETAMSRTDLAVDQLNDLMERWGTLSERFADLGGYEWETRVKSHLLAMGFFEARWSDSPHHLSGGEKHRLALLQVLLSGADIWLLDEPNNHLDINTIEWLEQQIRTFQGAVILVSHDRAFLDRTTTRIISWEDGFFWSVSGGWSKYHHLREERLRNEINRYQRLLEEQKRLEDYITRYRSGSRAKLAQSRMKRLDKMEVNKPTPTENRSPQLLHNSLAKNSREPLATIQNLIIRRPHRTWQPLTFKIPHGAKIALVGANGTGKSSLMDTIYQSPPEVHWHQDVQIAYLKQEAVLQLPEGITAMDYLYQQGFEREEIYFVGHHFGLSRELLETSLDNWSGGERIRLKLLETLMAPSHLLLLDEPTNHLDITMRLALESLIQDYPGSVIIASHDRAFLQATSTHTLWSTGQEFVWDKESYQVGRSMPQS; from the coding sequence ATGGCATGGATGTCTTTACAGTCATTACGCATTACCGTAGGCGGCAAGACGCTTGTGACCGATATAACCTTGAATATCAGTGCCGGCGATCGCATCGGTATTGTCGGACCTAATGGTATGGGTAAAACAACATTCTTATCGATAGTAGGCGGGACACTGGAACCCGATGCCGGGACTAGAAAGCTCTTCGGAGAACCCAAAATAGCTCAGCTGAGCCAATGGCAACCCTTGTCATGCCCCACGATTTGGGATTGTGCTTATTTCGCCAATCAGGAAATCCATCATCTGGCCGACCAATTGCAACAAATCGAAACAGCGATGAGCCGAACCGACCTTGCTGTTGACCAACTTAATGATTTGATGGAACGCTGGGGCACGTTATCCGAACGATTTGCCGATTTAGGAGGGTACGAATGGGAAACCCGCGTCAAATCACACCTCTTAGCGATGGGTTTTTTTGAAGCCCGCTGGAGTGATTCGCCTCACCACTTATCCGGCGGGGAAAAACATCGGCTAGCTCTCTTGCAGGTGTTATTGTCTGGTGCCGATATTTGGCTCTTAGATGAACCCAATAACCATCTGGATATCAACACGATAGAATGGTTAGAACAGCAAATCCGCACCTTTCAAGGAGCTGTTATCCTCGTATCCCATGACCGAGCCTTTCTCGATCGCACGACCACCCGGATTATTTCATGGGAAGATGGTTTCTTTTGGTCGGTATCTGGGGGTTGGAGTAAATATCATCATCTGCGGGAAGAACGCCTACGTAATGAAATCAATCGGTATCAACGGTTATTAGAAGAACAAAAACGGCTGGAAGACTATATTACCCGCTACCGTAGTGGCAGTCGTGCCAAACTTGCCCAAAGCCGGATGAAGCGTTTAGATAAGATGGAAGTCAACAAACCGACTCCTACTGAAAATCGGAGTCCCCAGTTATTACACAACAGTCTCGCCAAAAATAGCCGGGAACCTTTGGCCACCATACAAAACCTCATCATCAGACGGCCTCATCGTACGTGGCAGCCATTAACCTTTAAAATTCCACACGGCGCCAAAATTGCCTTAGTGGGAGCCAATGGCACCGGAAAATCCTCATTAATGGACACCATTTATCAGTCGCCCCCCGAAGTCCATTGGCACCAAGACGTTCAGATCGCCTATCTGAAGCAAGAAGCCGTATTGCAATTGCCCGAAGGAATTACGGCGATGGACTATTTGTACCAGCAAGGGTTCGAACGCGAAGAAATCTATTTTGTCGGTCATCATTTTGGTTTGTCCCGGGAATTGCTAGAAACTTCTCTGGATAATTGGTCAGGCGGTGAACGAATCCGCTTGAAGCTCCTCGAAACCTTAATGGCGCCAAGTCACTTACTCCTGTTAGACGAACCCACCAACCATCTGGATATTACCATGCGTTTAGCTTTAGAATCCCTGATTCAAGATTATCCCGGCTCCGTGATTATCGCGAGTCATGACAGGGCGTTTTTGCAGGCTACCAGCACACACACATTATGGTCGACAGGGCAGGAATTTGTCTGGGATAAAGAATCGTATCAAGTTGGGCGGAGTATGCCTCAATCCTAA
- a CDS encoding amidohydrolase family protein — MATQQIIDMRNRPTFLHPFYGKNGQGPEVEVVRWLGKRVGARDIDHFLAHSDVNAYLSALDAAGITHAVITGRSTPAVRIPNDDVRAVVQKVPTRFIGIGAIDPLALGVSGSVDEVRRIKDMGLQGVNMDPAFLTEPLQADDARLFPVYEECQRLSLPVFLMTGPTSPDLRYAHPANIGAVAKAFPRLKLVVSHGGYPFVDEMIGVAFKHENVLVSPDFYIFVAGSHTFVEAANGFMRYQLLFGTGYPFRPMKQTVDDFLRLGFQDEILPDVLYNNAARLLGLAN, encoded by the coding sequence ATGGCCACACAGCAGATTATTGACATGCGAAATCGTCCTACTTTTTTACACCCATTTTATGGGAAAAATGGCCAAGGGCCAGAGGTAGAAGTTGTTCGCTGGCTTGGGAAACGAGTCGGTGCCCGTGACATCGATCATTTTCTCGCCCACTCGGATGTCAATGCCTACCTCTCTGCCTTGGATGCCGCCGGAATTACGCACGCAGTGATTACGGGACGAAGTACACCAGCTGTGCGTATTCCAAATGACGACGTGCGTGCTGTAGTGCAAAAGGTTCCGACCCGTTTCATCGGGATTGGAGCCATAGATCCATTAGCCCTTGGTGTTTCGGGATCAGTGGATGAGGTGCGGCGCATCAAAGACATGGGGTTACAGGGAGTTAATATGGATCCGGCATTTTTAACAGAGCCGCTTCAAGCGGATGATGCTCGGTTATTTCCGGTCTACGAAGAATGCCAGCGCTTATCCCTACCAGTCTTTTTGATGACAGGGCCAACTTCTCCGGACTTGCGATATGCTCATCCCGCCAATATTGGAGCAGTGGCAAAGGCTTTTCCTCGTTTGAAACTTGTGGTCTCTCATGGCGGTTATCCATTTGTTGATGAAATGATTGGTGTCGCCTTTAAACATGAAAATGTTTTGGTGTCACCAGACTTCTACATTTTCGTGGCTGGATCACATACGTTTGTTGAGGCCGCAAATGGTTTTATGCGTTATCAGCTATTATTTGGCACAGGCTATCCGTTTCGGCCGATGAAGCAAACCGTAGATGACTTTTTGCGTTTAGGATTTCAGGACGAAATTTTGCCGGATGTACTCTATAACAATGCGGCACGCCTTTTGGGATTGGCGAATTAA
- a CDS encoding DsrE/DsrF/DrsH-like family protein has protein sequence MQKVAIIASGENIDSAYKVLNIANAAATMDVKVIVFCTFGGLQMLFKDPQYPMIPLLEPFQDRLKDIPTVKELRESAMEMGVTFIACQMTMDLMGITAADLVDGITTAGATAFMEEALDADSTITF, from the coding sequence TTGCAAAAGGTTGCAATTATTGCCAGTGGCGAAAATATCGATTCGGCCTATAAAGTCTTAAATATAGCTAACGCGGCGGCCACCATGGACGTCAAAGTCATTGTCTTTTGTACTTTTGGCGGTCTTCAAATGCTTTTTAAGGATCCACAATATCCAATGATTCCGCTTCTCGAACCTTTTCAAGATCGCCTTAAAGATATTCCGACAGTCAAAGAGTTACGAGAATCGGCCATGGAAATGGGCGTGACATTTATTGCCTGCCAAATGACGATGGACCTCATGGGGATTACTGCGGCTGATTTAGTTGATGGCATTACGACAGCGGGCGCCACTGCGTTTATGGAAGAAGCTCTCGACGCTGATTCCACGATTACCTTTTAG